The following are encoded together in the Labrus mixtus chromosome 2, fLabMix1.1, whole genome shotgun sequence genome:
- the ints12 gene encoding integrator complex subunit 12 — protein MAGPVSLELDPIFLKGLSYLHSKSKDSAEKLKALLDDSLSRGSDSSYRLLQKDIEVSKGSVSKLSLSKQDSKSSSSSSSSSSSSGSSKSSSEKSKKEVEKRPAEKVRVDLGDVDPPKKPRLEKQENRASPITVQTSKDLLPNINDDETNADDFAMEMGLACVVCRQMTVTMGNQLVECQECHNLYHQDCHKPQVTDKEVNDPRLVWYCARCTRQMKRMAQKPPQKPSPASASSAPVVKDTMVKKTEIKTKPDTTNTFQAFKRAEVKASTISANPPSSSSSSSGSALTGWAAFGAKTNPSLPASSKLGSSGPSGSHKTLTAPSGQKPGGLSGLTGAKSGLGSAKIAGSGNGNGSGQVPLKPPPPLTLGKQPLNRSTSGENQGKGSSSSGGGSPSGSQVGTGGNGGNNGGGNGNNGNGSKVAPGDKAPTSQESQLNAMKRLQLVKKKAAQKKLKK, from the exons ATGGCTGGACCTGTCAGTCTGGAGTTGGATCCCATCTTCCTGAAGGGACTAAGTTACCTGCACTCCAAAAGTAAAGACTCAGCCGAGAAACTCAAAGCTTTACTTGACGATTCCCTTTCAAGAGGAAGCGACTCGTCTTACCGTTTATtacagaaa GATATAGAGGTGTCCAAGGGGTCTGTGTCAAAACTGAGTTTAAGCAAACAGGACTCCAAGTCGTCCTCAAGCTCCTCGtcttccagcagcagcagcgggagTAGCAAATCCAGCTCAGAAAAGAGCAAGAAAGAGGTAGAGAAGAGACCCGCTGAGAAG GTCAGGGTTGATTTGGGCGATGTGGACCCTCCGAAAAAGCCTCGTTTGGAGAAACAGGAGAATCGCGCGTCGCCAATAACCGTTCAGACGAGCAAGGACCTTCTGCCAAACATAAATGATGACGAGACTAACGCTGATGACTTTGCCATGGAAATGGGACTGGCTTGTGTGGTTTGCAG GCAAATGACAGTGACCATGGGGAACCAACTGGTTGAGTGCCAGGAGTGCCATAATCTGTATCACCAGGACTGTCACAAGCCCCAGGTGACAGACAAAGAAGTGAACGATCCTCGGCTGGTGTGGTATTGTGCCCGCTGCACCAGGCAAATGAAACGCATG GCCCAGAAACCTCCACAGAAGCCGTCCCCTGCCTCTGCATCATCGGCACCGGTGGTAAAAGACACCATGGTTAAGAAGACAGAGATTAAAACCAAGCCTGACACAACCAACACCTTCCAGGCCTTCAAAAGAGCTGAAGTAAAG GCATCCACAATCTCAGCCAACCcccccagcagcagctcctcctcctcaggcagTGCTCTTACTGGCTGGGCTGCATTTGGTGCCAAAACAAATCCATCTCTTCCTGCCAGCTCCAAACTGGGTTCCTCAGGCCCGAGTGGGAGCCACAAGACCTTGACAGCTCCCTCTGGTCAGAAACCTGGTGGTCTGTCTGGGCTTACAGGAGCCAAGTCGGGACTTGGAAGTGCAAAGATAGCTGGGAGCGGCAACGGAAACGGCTCTGGCCAGGTTCCTCTGAAACCTCCACCCCCCCTGACTCTGGGTAAGCAGCCGCTGAACCGTTCGACAAGTGGAGAAAACCAAGGGAAAGGCTCTTCATCATCAGGTGGTGGCTCCCCTAGCGGCTCCCAGGTAGGGACAGGAGGGAACGGAGGCAATAACGGGGGAGGGAACGGGAACAATGGGAACGGGTCAAAGGTTGCCCCGGGGGACAAAGCACCAACATCCCAGGAGTCCCAGCTTAACGCCATGAAACGGTTACAACTGGTGAAGAAGAAAGCAGcacagaagaaactgaagaaatga
- the arhgef38 gene encoding rho guanine nucleotide exchange factor 38: protein MDPNEACGSEKEKEKEKDKTIKRRNRPVFLRYLERRKTDTIVADDIAKGDINLGTLVRRSQSDKTEYSAKLKEKMTPHDLSTPPPSPALDPEEMRLRKMSRRAKVIQELVQTEKDFLLGLELCIREVVQPLRNVQAVDVDRIFTNMETVCEVSAALLHRLHEAMADPDPEAVVIGDVFIQAKATLEDVYKIYCYHHDDANTSLKSYEKEEEIKQHFTTCVLALKKIYDQEGKPNLLDMGSLIIKPVQRIMKYPLLLRELWQATPENHPDYQPLQEAYTAARIINVNINEFRRRKDIVMKYKRVEDEGTLRGKLHKFNIHSIRKKGDRFAGYLKILTGVEPQVRDEVFDREEKLFRSLEKAVRQLVKNVQCYLQHIQEMVSVAVQNVVDMENIIKDPNKNGSNDSSHSNGNDPYKHFKVSLERLVLAPLLSLQGMFTAPQKLIQKRYDKLLDYCSRLERSSSFSSSSSSSSSPSSSSSSPSLVSEDPPGPAKRDYEALNALLLEELQRFNMAAYAILTNCVVYLVALLRGLMEKILLGAPSVQQLPAPLSNIAEVQNSIMEELNNLAFVKDNAQKLMERKVSFERQRDKKTTMPEVQHQTEEQRARLLAEHPLSRLYQLKRKCNGCQEQDLSLLEGELVALLEDTDPLGSSSRWLVHSLGAQGYVYSTFLKQYNPLRDSMRAGQMVREQQPQQPQQPQQQPVMVDEDFDNISLFVSGSGSSSLRSFNLNTTDSSSTLSVLQGEQESPEEVEESVDGDTQQFYAVYAFQARCDQELTLQEYQHVRILQFSDLGGNKDWWLAEANGQKGYVPANYLGRMSYA from the exons ATGGATCCAAACGAGGCCTGCGGGagtgagaaggagaaggaaaaagagaaggaCAAAACGATCAAGAGGAGGAACCGGCCAGTGTTCCTGCGATacctggagaggaggaagacggaCACTATTGTAGCCGATGACATCGCCAAAGGTGACATCAACCTGGGGACGCTGGTGAGGAGGAGTCAGTCTGACAAGACGGAGTACAGCGCTAAACTTAAAG AGAAAATGACACCGCATGACCTGTCCACACCACCGCCCTCGCCAGCACTGGACCCAGAGGAGATGCGTTTGAGGAAGATGAGCCGCAGGGCAAAGGTGATTCAGGAGCTGGTGCAGACTGAAAAAGACTTCCTCCtaggcctggagctgtgcatcAGGGAGGTGGTCCAGCCTCTGCGAAATGTGCAG GCAGTGGATGTGGACAGAATATTCACTAACATGGAGACGGTGTGTGAGGTATCTGCAgcactccttcacagacttcaTGAGGCCATGGCGGACCCTGATCCAGAAGCTGTCGTTATAG GAGATGTATTCATCCAGGCCAAGGCAACTTTAGAAGATGTATATAAGATTTACTGTTACCATCATGATGACGCAAACACATCACTCAAATCCTacgagaaagaggaagaaataaaGCAACATTTCACTACCTGTGTATTGGCTCTGAA GAAAATCTATGATCAAGA AGGGAAACCAAACTTGCTGGACATGGGTTCCCTGATCATCAAACCGGTCCAGAGGATCATGAAGTACCCGCTCCTCCTCAGGGAGCTGTGGCAGGCTACACCTGAAAACCACCCTGACTATCAGCCCCTGCAGGAGGCATACACTGCTGCCAGGATCATCAACGTCAACATCAATGAGTTCAGGAGGCGCAAGGATATAG TTATGAAGTATAAGCGAGTGGAGGATGAAGGCACTTTGAGGGGAAAACTTCACAAGTTCAATATCCACTCCATCCGGAAGAAAGGTGACAGATTCGCTGGCTATCTCAAGATACTCACTGGAGTTGAACCACag gtgAGAGATGAAGTATTTGATAGAGAAGAGAAGCTGTTTAGAAGTCTGGAGAAGGCGGTGAGGCAGCTGGTCAAGAACGTTCAATGTTACCTGCAGCATATTCAG GAGATGGTGTCTGTAGCTGTTCAGAATGTGGTGGACATGGAGAACATCATCAAGGATCCAAACAAAAACGGCTCAAATGACTCATCGCACAGTAATGGAAACGACCCCTATAAGCACTTT AAAGTCAGCCTGGAGCGCCTGGTCctcgcccccctcctctctcttcagggGATGTTCACAGCCCCACAGAAGCTCATCCAGAAGCGTTACGACAAATTGCTAGATTACTGCAGTCGCCTGGAacgctcttcttctttttcatcctcctcctcctcctcctcctcgccatcctcctcttcttcctctccttcactGGTGTCAGAAGACCCGCCCGGTCCCGCCAAGAGGGACTACGAAGCTCTTAATGCCCTCCTGTTGGAGGAGTTGCAGAGGTTCAACATGGCCGCCTATGCTATCCTCACCAACTGTGTGGTGTATTTAGTGGCCTTGCTCAGAGGGCTGATGGAAAAAATTCTACTGGGTGCCCCGTCTGTGCAGCAGTTACCA GCTCCTTTGTCTAACATTGCTGAAGTACAGAACAGCATCATGGAGGAGCTCAACAATCTTGCTTTTGTGAAGGATAACGCTCAGAAACTGATGGAGCGTAAAGTCAGCTTTGAGAGACAACGAGACAAGAAAACAACG ATGCCAGAGGTACAACATCAAACCGAGGAGCAGCGCGCCCGGCTGCTGGCAGAACACCCACTTAGCCGTCTGTATCAGCTGAAGAGGAAGTGTAATGGCTGCCAGGAGCAGGACCTCAGTCTGCTGGAGGGGGAGCTGGTAGCCCTGCTGGAGGACACAGACCCACTGGGCAGCAGCAGCCGCTGGCTGGTTCACA GTTTAGGTGCACAGGGCTACGTGTACTCCACATTCCTGAAGCAGTACAACCCTCTGAGGGACTCCATGCGGGCGGGCCAGATGGTCAGAGAGCAGCAGCcacagcagccgcagcagccgcagcagcagcctgtcatGGTGGACGAGGACTTTGACAATATCAGCCTGTTCGTGTCTGGCagtggcagcagcagcctgcGCAGCTTCAACCTCAACACCACTGACAGCAGCTCAACCCTCTCAGTGCTACAGGGGGAGCAAGAGAGTCCAGAAGAAGTGGAGGAATCAGTGGACGGTGACACTCAGCAG TTTTATGCTGTTTACGCATTTCAAGCACGCTGTGACCAGGAGCTGACCTTGCAGGAGTACCAGCATGTTCGCATCCTCCAGTTCTCTGACCTGGGAGGCAACAAGGACTGGTGGTTAGCCGAGGCTAACGGACAGAAGGGATACGTCCCTGCCAACTACCTTGGCAGGATGTCCTATGCATAA
- the ppa2 gene encoding inorganic pyrophosphatase 2, mitochondrial: MMRPPLLRSSLGRLVTIFGSFSASRNKLVTQAAAVPHLFYFRKNMHYQTEERGHPHSPDYRIYFKTKEGKYISPFHDIPHQAEKEKDDGVPAKKPKQNESEVLFNMVVEVPRWSNAKMEIATKEPLNPIKQDVKKGKLRYVANIFPHKGYIWNYGAIPQTWEDPNHTDEETKCCGDNDPIDVCEIGTLVCSPGQVIQVKVLGILAMIDEGEMDWKVIAINAEDPDAMNLNNIEDVRKSRPGHLEATVDWFRKYKVPDGKPENQFGFNGQFKDKDFAVKIIKSTHEHWRALVQKQTNGAGIECINTSCCESPFNCSSEEAIGVVKSAPTFGSSHTVSPEVDKWYFV, from the exons ATGATGAGACCGCCGCTGCTGCGCTCTTCATTGGGCCGCTTGGTGACCATTTTCGGCTCGTTTTCTGCTTCTCGAAACAAACTGGTGACACAAGCAGCAGCCGTGCctcatctgttttatttcagaaaaaacatgcactatcaaacggAGGAGAGAGGACACCCACATTCTCCAGACTACCGGATTTATTTTA AAACAAAAGAAGGGAAATACATTTCACCATTTCATGACATTCCACATCAAGCAGAGAAGGAAAAG GATGATGGTGTGCCAGCTAAAAAGCCAAAACAGAATGAGAGTGAG GTGCTTTTTAACATGGTAGTAGAGGTACCTCGGTGGTCAAATGCTAAAATGGAG ATTGCAACAAAGGAACCGCTGAACCCGATCAAGCAAGATGTTAAGAAAGGAAAGCTTCGGTATGTTGCAAACATATTTCCCCATAAAGGCTACATTTGGAATTATGGGGCTATTCCACAG ACATGGGAGGACCCAAACCACACAGATGAAGAGACAAAGTGTTGTGGTGACAACGATCCAATTGACGTTTGTGAGATCGGCACCCTG GTGTGCTCTCCAGGTCAGGTGATCCAAGTAAAAGTGCTTGGTATTTTGGCCATGATAGACGAGGGAGAAATGGACTGGAAAGTCATCGCTATCAATGCTGAGGACCCGGATGCCATGAACTTAAATA ACATAGAGGATGTTCGCAAGAGCCGGCCTGGTCATTTAGAAGCCACTGTCGACTGGTTTAGGAAGTATAAGGTGCCCGATGGAAAGCCTGAGAACCAATTTGGATTTAATGGGCAATTCAAAGACAAG GACTTTGCAGTTAAGATCATTAAGTCCACACATGAGCACTGGAGGGCACTAGTGCAGAAGCAGACAAATGGTGCAGGGATTGAATG CATAAATACCTCCTGCTGCGAGAGCCCTTTCAACTGTAGTTCAGAAGAGGCCATCGGTGTGGTCAAATCG GCCCCTACATTTGGAAGCTCACACACTGTGTCTCCAGAGG TGGACAAGTGGTACTTTGTCTGA
- the tet2 gene encoding methylcytosine dioxygenase TET2, which produces METEQARHETEESRMLAQFGSSHNISHKLQNGDQSSEGDSPENTGDTNWNHYKPSVGTNSMKRHRETCNSPASVYGLFDQGSTMTNGDLMNGDLKNALTEQSLLAHQSKKFKVNSEIKGNDDLGSSLLDNFPEMTKATEFECNTPQIENKLDKRNYQFSNGDIFSLPRNKAGPIPNGAVPHPSTIESTPGDLLEKTLSQYYPEQVSIAPQKSRAQLDDVNNSRTNQPLNEGAQPPSLTSGPPNSVQIPDSQQQRPVASSNVEGGNNYNSVNYMMNGYSNNFDADHQQQPPTYPSKEMNLGHLPGMIPSRNSANGSQQHQNGPQCYQDEKNPQGLYTKAKQGFNQDSFLEQNAPLQVAEARGYGSFPSSGMQKIAQSEETGASQIQNHGTDRGHHYGIKPQTLNQNGGNPQRADSMGSSLQQPRHAGLEKGIENMSQQRANLSCSAPHQRDWTELNSSNSQQQPANGSTAKAQEHGMWRCFPANPQTEQQATNTQVHCQMLEPNSVQRFQAQGVFTDSSQGSNSYQQQQEDSLPVQTHCVQHNTAPEWQQSNSKASQLKRPVPQDMPEQRIFPQNQQTDSNFHTQMQPEHLSEDPDLQEILSPGFLPTEQQQQQQHSTLQRPLSQPTQFEGQQLKSPNYRPHSQPQPSQQQLKQNQSLINSSTQSNNQQIQHNDHATFSYNNTSEMQQLQHHQRHYPPNSGTSNLKPFLSQPPDNHCHQHNHMDIPHTSTQSQSHLPQGILNQQVSTQMYPKAEHQLKVSCNQIQRGTQLPLGPMSPLGDFQRHAALRMHLLQRQDRHGPQSLIDSKLGLRPVKMENGPRFEVPCSQQQDRQLQINDAGIRGMQVKQENQQSVCERSKKQGSILASMEQSLRQYQLSPVFEKKSLVINSSNKVKVESSGAVTILSTNTDLTGVESSAASSPNVALKKPPDSTPKKENLLQSFMDSPMKLLDTPIKNLLDTPLKTQYEIASCHCVEQISEKDEGPYYTHLGSAPNVANIREQMEKRSGLTGRAIRIEKVIYTGKEGKSTQGCPIAKWVIRRASEEEKLLVLVRERTGHTCDTACIIVVILVWEGILPSLADRLYLELSETLKKHGAHTQRRCSLNEERTCACQGLDQDASGASFSFGCSWSMYYNGCKFARSKIPRKFKLLGDDVREEEKIDHNFQNLATLLGPLYKTLAPEAYGNQVEHEHRGTDCRLGLKEGRPFSGVTACLDFCAHAHRDLHNMQGGSTVVCTLTREDNREIGKIPEDEQLHVLPLYKASNTDEFGSEEGQQEKVKSGAIQVLSAFRRQVRMLAEPAKSCRQKKLDAKKAAANKNAMLDSANDKAEKTLNAKSKGGTYENTTQSTMMAGIIPGAVGATLQPGQPTYPLGAHHQQLQHQSLLPPYPGSKNTPNYPRFPNHPGSFPSTSRPGSMYPPQPQTPANPYPSPLHVPNSYINGSNRPYPGYQCNGGMPLDNYHPYYASNQKHLDMYRQQRPALYPEQQYGVHQRYEVNYPPRYSEPALQVNGYNTCGMRPVHHMRSFPPFGPNGASDPQFMDPLSRAHSTHGGRDYTAAVSNGHQMGGYPNPYLSQSPQILPPGKDPFHMQIKTEMITPHPQMLSAQLSGGSLNPETQSGLGLRNGIKPEPGTPPTTPKKPEMWSDNEHNFLDPDIGGVAVAPTHGSVLIECAKRELHATTPVKNPDRNHPTRISLVFYQHKNMNEAKHGLALWEAKMAEKAREKEEDAERNGGEGTPSKSNKKGVKREHVESETTGPPPYKRFIQALLEGSLSCTTNTYVSSSPYAFTKVTGPYSQFV; this is translated from the exons ATGGAAACAGAACAGGCCAGGCATGAGACGGAAGAAAGTCGGATGTTAGCACAATTTGGCTCATCTCACAACATCTCTCACAAACTCCAGAATGGAGACCAGTCCTCAGAGGGAGATTCCCCTGAGAACACTGGGGATACAAACTGGAATCATTACAAGCCCAGTGTAGGTACCAACTCCATGAAGAGGCACAGGGAGACCTGCAACAGCCCAGCCTCTGTCTATGGGCTCTTTGACCAAGGATCCACAATGACAAATGGAGATTTGATGAATGGAGACTTGAAGAATGCACTCACTGAGCAGTCCTTACTGGCCCACCAATCCAAGAAATTTAAAGTAAATTCTGAAATAAAAGGAAACGATGACTTAGGCTCCAGTTTGTTGGATAACTTCCCTGAGATGACAAAAGCTACAGAATTTGAATGCAATACCCCACAGATAGAGAATAAGTTAGACAAAAGAAATTATCAGTTTTCTAATGGAGACATTTTTAGTTTACCAAGGAATAAAGCAGGTCCAATTCCAAACGGTGCTGTTCCACACCCCTCAACCATAGAAAGCACTCCAGGTGATCTATTAGAGAAAACGTTGTCTCAGTATTATCCTGAGCAAGTGTCAATTGCACCACAAAAGTCAAGGGCCCAGCTAGATGATGTCAATAATTCAAGAACAAATCAACCTCTCAATGAAGGTGCTCAACCCCCTTCTTTAACCTCAGGGCCCCCAAATTCAGTTCAAATTCCTGACTCACAGCAACAGCGACCTGTGGCATCAAGCAATGTGGAAGGAGGCAACAATTATAACTCTGTCAACTACATGATGAATGGGTATTCCAACAATTTTGATGCagaccaccagcagcagccaccAACATACCCTAGTAAGGAGATGAATTTGGGTCATCTGCCTGGCATGATCCCATCTAGAAATTCTGCCAATGGCTCACAACAACATCAAAATGGTCCACAGTGCTATCAGGATGAAAAAAATCCCCAAGGTTTATATACGAAAGCCAAGCAGGGGTTTAACCAGGATTCTTTTTTAGAGCAGAATGCTCCTCTACAGGTAGCAGAGGCAAGGGGATATGGGTCCTTTCCTAGCTCTGGGATGCAAAAGATAGCTCAAAGTGAGGAAACAGGGGCTAGTCAGATTCAGAACCATGGCACTGACAGGGGACATCATTATGGGATAAAACCGCAGACCTTAAACCAAAATGGTGGCAACCCACAAAGAGCTGACAGTATGGGGTCCAGTCTCCAGCAGCCACGTCACGCTGGATTAGAAAAGGGGATCGAGAACATGTCTCAGCAGAGAGCCAACTTATCATGCTCAGCTCCCCACCAAAGAGACTGGACGGAGCTGAACTCTTCAAATTCCCAGCAGCAACCAGCAAATGGTTCAACAGCCAAGGCACAGGAGCATGGCATGTGGAGATGTTTCCCTGCTAATCctcaaacagagcagcaggcaACTAACACCCAGGTTCACTGCCAGATGTTGGAGCCAAATTCAGTGCAAAGATTCCAGGCACAGGGTGTTTTCACAGATAGCAGCCAAGGTTCCAACAGCTACCAGCAGCAACAGGAGGACAGTCTCCCAGTCCAGACCCACTGTGTCCAGCATAACACTGCCCCTGAGTGGCAGCAATCAAATTCTAAAGCTTCGCAATTGAAGCGACCTGTACCCCAGGACATGCCTGAGCAGAGAATCTTCCCCCAAAATCAGCAAACAGACAGCAACTTCCACACCCAGATGCAGCCCGAGCACTTAAGTGAAGATCCTGACCTACAGGAAATACTATCACCTGGGTTTTTACCAACagagcaacagcagcaacaacagcactCTACTCTTCAACGCCCCCTTTCCCAACCAACCCAATTTGAAGGGCAGCAACTCAAGTCCCCTAACTACAGACCTCACAGTCAACCCCAGCCAAGTCAGCAGCAGCTTAAACAGAACCAGTCTCTTATAAACAGTTCTACTCAATCCAATAACCAACAAATCCAGCACAATGACCATGCAACCTTCAGTTACAATAACACATCAGAGATGCAACAACTACAACATCATCAAAGGCATTATCCACCGAACTCAGGCACCAGTAACCTCAAGCCGTTTCTATCACAGCCACCAGACAACCACTGTCACCAGCATAACCACATGGACATCCCACATACCTCTACACAGTCACAATCTCACTTACCACAAGGCATTTTGAACCAACAGGTATCAACACAGATGTATCCTAAAGCTGAACACCAGCTAAAGGTATCATGTAATCAGATCCAAAGGGGAACTCAACTACCTCTGGGACCCATGAGTCCCCTTGGAGACTTTCAGAGACATGCAGCCCTGCGTATGCATCTGTTACAAAGGCAAGATCGTCATGGCCCTCAGAGTCTCATTGACTCTAAACTTGGCTTAAGACCTGtcaaaatggaaaatggacCCAGATTTGAGGTGCCTTGTTCACAGCAGCAAGATCGGCAATTACAGATAAACGATGCAGGCATACGTGGAATGCAAGTGAAGCAGGAGAATCAACAATCTGTGTGCGAGCGAAGCAAGAAACAGGGAAGCATCTTGGCATCAATGGAACAAAGCCTAAGGCAGTACCAGCTTTCAcctgtgtttgaaaagaaatCCCTTGTCATCAATTCATCAAATAAAGTCAAGGTGGAATCCTCTGGGGCAGTCACAATCCTGTCAACCAACACTGACCTGACAGGAGTAGAGTCATCTGCGGCTTCTTCACCCAATGTAGCTCTAAAGAAACCCCCTGATTCTACCCCAAAGAAGGAAAACCTGCTACAAAGCTTTATGGACTCTCCTATGAAGCTATTAGATACCCCTATAAAAAATCTATTGGATACCCCTTTGAAAACACAATATGAAATTGCATCATGCCACTGTGTTG AACAAATCAGTGAGAAGGATGAAGGCCCATACTACACTCATTTGGGGTCAGCGCCTAATGTTGCAAACATACGGGAACAAATGGAGAAAAG GTCTGGGCTAACAGGTCGTGCCATAAGAATTGAAAAAGTAATATACACAGGCAAGGAAGGGAAAAGTACACAGGGTTGTCCCATAGCCAAATGG GTAATTCGACGAGCCAGTGAAGAAGAAAAGCTACTGGTGTTGGTGCGAGAACGAACTGGTCACACTTGTGACACAGCCTGCATCATCGTGGTAATTCTTGTTTGGGAGGGCATTCTTCCCAGCCTGGCAGATCGCCTCTACCTCGAACTCAGTGAAACTCTGAAAAAGCATGGAGCCCACACTCAGAGACGCTGTTCTCTCAATGAGGA GAGGACTTGTGCATGCCAAGGGCTAGATCAAGATGCCAGTGGAGCCTCTTTCTCCTTTGGCTGTTCCTGGAGCATGTACTACAACGGCTGCAAATTTGCCCGGAGCAAAATCCCAAGAAAATTCAAGCTACTAGGGGATGATGTGAGAGAG gaGGAGAAAATAGACCACAACTTTCAGAATCTGGCAACCTTATTGGGTCCCTTGTATAAAACTTTGGCACCAGAAGCATATGGAAACCAG GTGGAACATGAACACAGGGGAACAGATTGTCGTCTGGGGCTCAAGGAGGGCCGTCCCTTCTCTGGGGTCACTGCTTGTCTGGACTTCTGTGCCCATGCTCACAGAGATCTTCACAACATGCAGGGCGGCAGCACTGTG GTGTGTACATTAACAAGGGAGGATAACCGAGAGATTGGCAAAATACCAGAGGATGAGCAGCTTCATGTACTACCCCTTTATAAGGCTTCCAACACTGATGAATTTGGAAGTGAGGAAGGTCAGCAGGAGAAAGTCAAGTCAGGTGCCATTCAAGTCCTTAGTGCCTTCCGCCGCCAGGTGCGAATGCTTGCAGAACCTGCCAAATCTTGCAGACAGAAAAAGCTGGATGCTAAGAAGGCAGCTGCCAACAAGAACGCCATGTTGGACAGCGCAAATGATAAGGCAGAGAAGACCCTGAATGCCAAGTCAAAAGGTGGCACTTATGAGAATACCACTCAGAGCACTATGATGGCAG GTATTATTCCAGGTGCTGTCGGGGCCACTCTGCAGCCAGGTCAACCAACATACCCCCTTGGGGCCCATCATCAGCAACTACAGCATCAGAGTCTTCTTCCACCTTATCCTGGCTCAAAAAACACACCCAACTACCCCAGGTTCCCAAACCACCCTGGGTCTTTTCCAAGCACTTCCAGGCCAGGAAGCATGTATCCCCCTCAGCCACAAACACCAGCAAACCCTTACCCTTCCCCGCTCCATGTACCAAACTCCTACATTAATGGATCAAATCGTCCATACCCAGGATATCAATGTAATGGAGGAATGCCCCTTGACAATTACCATCCATATTATGCCTCTAACCAAAAGCATCTTGACATGTATCGACAACAGCGGCCAGCCCTTTACCCGGAGCAGCAGTATGGTGTACATCAACGTTATGAGGTCAATTATCCGCCAAGGTACAGTGAGCCAGCTTTACAGGTCAATGGTTACAATACCTGCGGCATGAGGCCAGTACACCACATGAGATCTTTTCCACCGTTTGGTCCTAATGGAGCATCAGACCCTCAGTTCATGGATCCCCTCTCAAGAGCACACTCAACCCATGGAGGTCGAGACTATACAGCTGCTGTGAGCAATGGCCACCAGATGGGAGGATACCCAAATCCATACCTTTCTCAGAGCCCTCAAATCTTACCCCCGGGCAAAGATCCTTTCCATATGCAAATCAAAACCGAGATGATTACGCCCCACCCACAAATGCTTTCTGCTCAATTAAGTGGTGGGAGTTTAAACCCTGAAACACAGTCAGGGTTAGGTCTGCGTAATGGTATTAAGCCAGAGCCTGGAACACCACCCACAACCCCAAAAAAGCCTGAGATGTGGTCAGACAATGAGCACAATTTCTTGGACCCTGATATTGGTGGTGTGGCAGTGGCACCAACACATGGCTCAGTCCTTATAGAGTGTGCAAAACGGGAGCTCCATGCCACAACGCCCGTGAAAAATCCTGACCGCAACCATCCAACACGTATTTCCTTGGTCTTCTACCAgcacaaaaatatgaatgagGCCAAGCATGGCTTGGCACTATGGGAAGCCAAGATGGCAGAAAAGGCTCGAGAGAAGGAAGAAGATGCAGAGAGGAATGGGGGTGAGGGAACACCTAGCAAGAGTAACAAGAAAGGGGTGAAACGAGAGCATGTGGAGTCAGAAACCACCGGACCGCCTCCTTACAAGCGTTTTATCCAGGCACTTCTGGAGGGGTCCTTGTCATGCACAACAAACACCTATGTCAGTTCCTCTCCGTACGCCTTCACTAAGGTCACGGGGCCTTACAGTCAGTTTGTGTAg